CCGCTCGCGGTTCGTATTAACTCCGAACCGAGATTTATATTATCATATGATTTTTACTTTTGCAATAGTTTTTTTGCAAATTTTTCAAATTTTTTCAAAAAATATAAAATTTGTGGATTTTATATATCCAATGCTGCATGATACCCTTCATAAACCGCATTTGTAATCGTAGATACTTTTCCGGCATCTCCAATTACTGCCACATATGGTGCACAATCACGCAATGTATCTACTATATCTGTTCTGGAGTGCTGCCCCAATGCACAGATTACACTTGTACCCGGTACAAGAATCTGCTCTTTTTTTTCTGTTTCACAGATGATTCCTTCTTTTGTCACTTCCATACCTCTGCATCCGGTATGTACCGTCACATATTTATCGATTTCTTTTAATAACAGAGGACGATGACGTACATTTGCATCCGGTGCCAGTTCATTTCGCATCTCTACCAGATGTACTTCTTTTCCTTCCATACCAAGATGAATCGCACACTCGCATCCTGCAAGACCGCCACCAAATACAACGACTTTGTCTGTTACCTTTTCTTTCTGTTTGTAATAATCATTTACAATAACAACATTCTCACCATCCAGTCCCGGAATCGGAGGTACAAGCGGCGTGGAACCGACTGCTACAATCAGTGCATCTGCATTTTCCTTCTCGGCAAGTTCTGGTGTCACTTCTGTATTTAAATGAATCTCTACGCCTGCATTACGTGCAAACTTCTCATATGTTCCTATCAGTTCGTACATTTCATGCTTAAACGGAAGTGCCTGCTCACTTTTTAATATTCCACCTAATTCCGCTTCTTTTTCACAGAGAATTACCTGATGTCCTCTTCTCGCAGCAGTATACGCCGCATACAATCCTCCCGGACCGCCACCTGCAACGAGCACCTTTTTCTTAACCACTGCTGGCCTCACTTCGTTACCTTCTATTTCTCTTCCAATCAATGGATTCACCGTACATCTTCTTGTCGATGTTGCAGCACGTTCTGCCATACAAGTGAAGCAACGCAGACATTTTACAATCTCATCATCTCGGTTTTCCATTATTTTTCTTGGGAGAAATGGATCTGCCAAAAGTGCACGTGCCATGTATACCACATCCGCTTTACCGGAAGCGATAATTTCTTCCATCTGTTCCGGATCATTCAATGCCCCAATTGTAGCAACCGGAATAGATACATGTTTTTTGATTTCTGCTGCAAGATATACATTACAGCCATGCTCTTTAAACATGGATGGATGTGTATCTCCGAATCCTCTCTGATATGTTCCTGCGGATACATGAAGCAAGTCAATATATGGCTCTAATTGCTGCGCGATGCGCACACCTTCTTCCAGAGCATAACCACCTTCAAACAGCTCTGACCCGCTCATACGAAATTCAATTGGGAATCCCGGTCCTACTGCTTCACGAACAGATTGGAGCACTTCCATTGCAAGACGACATCGATTTTCCAGACTTCCACCATATTTGTCTGTACGTTTATTAAAATATGGCGATAAAAACTGATTCAACAGCCATCCATGACCGCCATGAATCATAATCATTCCAAATCCGGCACGTTTGGCAAGTGCCGCTGTCTGACCATAAGCTTCGACAATTTCCCGAATCATCTCTTCTGACAATGCTTTTACTTTGACTCCGTCCGCACGGACTGTATCACATGCGCCCCACTGATGCATCTCATGCTGTTTTGTTTTATCGGTCATATATGTTCCTGCATACATACCGGAATGTGATAATTCCAGACTCGGTACTGCTCCATGTCTGTGAATTGCATCCGCCGTATAGGTTGCTGCTGCCAACGAGTTTAAAATGGTAGTATCCAGATGATATGCATGTGAACCATCTGTTTTCGGATGTACCATACATTCACTTACTGTAACCGCTGCCGCTCCTCCTTTTCCTCTCAACTCGTAAAATGCCGTAGATTTCGGTCCAATACATCCATCATTTGTAATATCTGTTCCACCCATCGGTGCTGAAAACATACGATTACGGAAAGTTACTCTTCCAATTGTAATCGGACTGGATAAATGTGGAAATTTTCGTTTCATATTTTTCCTCCTTGTGTTTTTCCAAACATATTTCTTTGTTAACCTTATAATATCAAAAACAGGTACTCCATTCCTATCAATAGAAATGGAGTACCTGTCAATAAAATGTTGATACCACTATTTTGCCCTTTTTACATAATCTGTGCTAATCGTTCCACTAAGAATCTCACCTGTTCATTCTTCCGATATATCATAGATACCTTCCATGGTATGGCGTCCTGCAATTCAATTCTTCGAATATCAGGATATAACCGGTCTGTCTTATGAATATCTGCATCAATCCCAAGTCCCAATTTCTCATTACAGAAACGATAAATAAGCTGACTTTCCATTGTATTGATAATGATATTCGGCACAAATCCAAAATCACCACACCGCTGCATAAAACTATGATAACTGAAATACTTTTGATTTAATGAAATCAACGGCTGTTCTTTCAACTCTTCTATACTTAGCCTTTCTTTCTCATAAAACGGATGCCCCGGATATACCAGAACATTCATTTTGCCTTCGTATACGACACAACTTTCGATCTCATTTCCCGGAATTGTTCCGATAATAAATCCGATATCTAACAATCCCCTGTTTACTTGTTCTGCTACCTCCTGATTTTCCAGTTCTTCCCACTGCACAGACACATCTGGCATCTCACTTTGAATCGCATTTAACTTTTTTAGTGATACAAGATTCAATACACCACACGCAAATCCGATTTTTATTTTTCGCTGTCTGCTATTCATTTTCTGCAAATGATACTTCATGTCTTCTAATTGATATAGTAACTCCTGACTCTGTGCATAAAAATAATCCCCACATTCCGTAGGTACCATCCCGCCCTTTGTCCGTTCAAATAATGCAATCTGCAACTCTTCTTCCAGTTTGTGAATAATCCGACTCAATCCCTGTGGTGTAATAAAAAGCTGTTTTGCAGCCTGATTGATACTCCGCTCCTCATAGACAAGTCGAAAGCTTCTGATATCTTTTGTGTCCATATTTACACTTTATCCCTCTTTATGCTATACTTTGACATGTTCATCTATTCAGATTATGACACTAAATCTATTTTACTACAAGGAGAATTTTCATGAATACCATTATTACAATCGAACCGACGATTTCTATGTTTCTGATTGTCTGTCCGTTTTTATTTCTCGCTGGGTTGGTTGACGCAATCGGCGGCGGAGGCGGTCTGATCTCGCTTCCAGCCTATCTGATTGCCGGACTTCCTACCCATACTGCGATTGCAACTAACAAACTTTCATCAACCTGCGGGACTACCCTTGCAACCGCCCGCTTTATCAAGAATGGCCTGGTAAATTTTAAATTAGCAGTTCCATCCGTTATTATGGCAATTATCGGCTCTGCCATCGGAGCTCATATTTCTCTGATTATTCCCGAAAAAATAATGATGCATGTACTGATTGTCATTCTGCCGATTGCTGCGTTTTTTGTACTAAACAAAAAGCTGTTCCATGATAATGAAAACGATGTTATTACACTTGATAAACGTACTTATCTCACTGCTTCCATTGCTGCTTTTGTGATTGGAATGTATGATGGATTTTATGGTCCGGGAACCGGTACATTTTTAATTATCGCCTTTACTGTATTTGCTAAACTTAGTATTAAAACAGCCAATGCACAGGCAAAAGTTATTAATCTTACAACCAATATCACTTCTTTAGTCATATTCTTTTTAAACGGGCAGGTACTTATCCCTCTTGGAATTGCTGCTGCCCTTTGTAATATGCTTGGAGGTTATCTTGGCGCAGGAATGGTAATGAAAAGTGGAGCTAAAATTGTTCGTCCTAGTATTTTACTTGTACTATTTCTGCTCCTGCTGAAAATCATCATATAGGGACGGAGTTTTCCGGCTCTTTTCCGATGGAAAAAGCCGGAAAACCCCGTCCCTATTCTGTCTATTCGGATTTTCAATGTCAATAATGACCTATTTTTTACACAAAAACATATCTAAACAATTTATTTGAGTAATGCTATTATAATACACGTAGCAAGGGAAAAGAAATTTTCCAAAACAATTATGTAAGATAAGAAAAGGAGATATATTATGTTTGATTTTGCATTAACACCAGAAATGTCAAAAGAATTTTTTAACTATCAGGAAGAATTATTAAATAAAGTAGTTTCTTCAATCAAAAAATATTTTTCAGAAAATTGTGAGACAATTGTCAAGGGGTTTGCATGTATGAATGGTAATTTTTCTGGATATATGTACAGAAAGTAAGATGCCATGGCTGAAAATATTTTAATACTCAACAAATAAGGAGTAGAATTCCATTATAAGAATTCTGCTCCTTTTATTTTTTGTCTATTTATTATTTTACAAGTAAAGATTTACCTGTCATCTCAGCTGGCTGTTCCATTCCCATCAATTCGATTAATGTAGGAGCGATATCTGCCAGACATCCACCTTCTCTTAATTTGTATGCAGGATCTGCATTTACAAGAATAAATGGAACCGGATTTGTTGTGTGAGCTGTAAATGGCTCTCCCGTTTCATCATCGATCAGCTGCTCTGCATTTCCGTGGTCTGCACAAATAAACATCTGTCCATCGACTTCTTTAATGGCATCTACTGCTTTGCCAACGCACTCATCAACAGCTTCAATCGCTTTGATTGCTGCATCTTCTACACCAGTATGTCCAACCATATCCGGATTAGCAAAGTTGATGATGATTACATCATACTTATCAGATTTGATTGCATCTACTAATTTATCGCACACTTCATATGCACTCATCTCAGGTTTCAAGTCATATGTTGCTACCTTTGGAGATTTTACAAGAATTCTGTCTTCTCCTTCATTTGGCTCTTCTACTCCACCATTAAAGAAGAATGTTACATGTGCATATTTTTCTGTTTCTGCAATACGAGCCTGTTTCAGACCATTTTTTGCAAGGAATTCTCCAAATGTATTTGTAATTTCATCTTTTACAAATGCAACCTGTTTGTTTGCGATTGTAACATCATACTCTGTAAAGCAAACAAATGTTGTTTTTACTCTTTCTCCTCTTTCGAATCCTGTAAATTCATCATCGCAAAGAGTTCTTGTGATCTCTCTTGCTCTGTCAGGACGGAAGTTAAAGAAGATAACAGAGTCATTTTCTTTGATTGTTGCGAGTGGTGCACCATCTTTTACAATGACTGTTGGAAGTACAAATTCATCTGTCACATCATTGTCATAAGATGCCTGAATTCCTGCTGTAGCAGACTCAGCTGTCTCGCCTTCCCCTTTAACGATTGCATTGTAAGCTTTTTCCACACGATCCCAACGATTATCACGATCCATTGCATAATAACGTCCTGATACGCTTGCAACTGCTCCAACACCAAGTTCTTTCATCTTAGCTTCTAACTGCTCTACATATTCTTTTCCTGATGCCGGAGGTGTGTCACGGCCATCAAGGAAGCAATGTACATATACTTTTTCAATGCCTTGTTTTTTAGCGAGTTCAAGAAGTCCAAATACATGTTCAATATGGCTGTGTACTCCACCATCAGACATCAATCCCATTAAATGCAGTGCAGAATCATTGCTTTTTACATTTTCGCAAGCTGCAATAAGTGCTTTATTCTCAAAGAACTCTCCATCCTGGATTGCTTTTGTGATCTTTGTAAGATCCTGATATACAATTCTTCCTGCTCCCATGTTCAGATGTCCTACTTCTGAGTTACCCATCTGTCCATCTGGAAGTCCTACAGCCATTCCACTTGCATATCCTTTTACAAATGGATATTCTGCCATAAGCTTATCCATAACCGGAGTTTTACCTTCAGCAACAGCATTGCCTTTTTCTTTATCATTCAATCCATATCCATCAAGAATCATCAATACGGTTGGTTTTTTACTCATTATATGTGTTTCCTTTCTATCTTTAAGGTAACAGCAATTGTGGAGAGCCTGTTCGACTCCCCACGCCAATGCTTTTTAATTATTTGTAGTTAACAATTTTTCCAAAATCAGCTTTGAGGGAAGCTCCTCCAACAAGACCTCCATCGATATCTGCCTGAGCAAATAACTCTGCTGCATTACCAGCATTTACAGATCCGCCGTACTGAATACGAATTGCCTCAGCTGTAGCTTCATCATAAACTTCAGCGATGCAAGCACGAATTCCTGCACAAACTTCTTCAGCCTGCTCTGTTGTAGCTGTTTTTCCTGTTCCGATAGCCCAGATTGGCTCGTAAGCGATAACTGCTTCTTTAGCCTGATCTGCTGTTACATTCTGGAATCCAACTTTAACCTGCTGGCGGATAAAGTCCATTGTAACACCCTGTTCTCTCTGCTCAAGAGTTTCTCCACAGCACATGATTGGTGTAAGACCATGCTCAAATGCTTTAAGAACTTTTTTATTTACATCTTCGTTTGTCTCTCCGAAGTAATCTCTTCTCTCAGAATGTCCAAGAACAACATATTTTACTCCTGCATCTACAAGCATTGCTGGAGAAATCTCTCCTGTGTAAGCTCCGCTCTCTTCGAAATACATGTTCTCAGCACCAACCTGGATGTTTGTTCCTTTTGTTGCTTCCACAACAGGAACGATGTCGATTGCTGGTACACAGAATACAACATCAACTTCTTCATTTGCTACTAATGGTTTTAATTCTTCTACAAGTGCTACTGCCTCACTTGGAGTTTTGTTCATTTTCCAGTTTCCTGCTACAATTTTCTTTCTTGCCATTTTATTGGCCTCCTCATCTATTTTTTGTTAAAACAATTTTATTGTTCAAAATCATTTGCTGAATAACAGATAATTAACGATCATTTGCTGCTGCAACACCTGGTAATTCTTTTCCTTCAAGGAATTCCAGAGAAGCTCCACCACCTGTTGAGATATGTGTCATCTTGTCACCATATCCAAGCTGGTTAACTGCTGCTGCTGAATCTCCACCACCAATGATTGTAACTGCATCAGTATCAGCAAGTGCTTTTGCAACTGTCTCTGTTCCTGCAGCGAATTTAGGCATCTCGAAACATCCCATTGGTCCGTTCCATACAACTGTCTTCGCATCTTTTACAGCGTCAGCATATAACTTAGCTGTCTCTGGACCTACATCAAGTCCCATCCATCCTTCTGGAATCTCTCCCATAGGAACTACTTTTGTATTTGCATCATTAGAGAATTCATCTGCAATGATTGCATCTACAGGAAGAAGAAGTTTTACACCTTTTTCTTCAGCTTTTTTGATCATATCCAATGCATACTGGCAGTAATCCTCTTCAAGAAGAGAATTTCCTACTTTTCCACCCTGGGCTTTACTGAATGTGAAGCACATTCCACCACCGATGATCAATGTATCTACTTTATCAAGTAAGTTCTCGATTACAGAGATTTTGCTTGAAACTTTAGAACCACCAAGGATTGCTACGAATGGTCTCTCTGGATTGTTTACTGCATTACCAAGGAAATCAATCTCTTTCTGCATTAAGTATCCAACAACTGCTGTATCAACGAACTGTGTTACACCAACGTTAGAGCAGTGTGCTCTATGAGCTGTTCCGAATGCATCGTTAACGAATACATCACACAGAGATGCAAGATCTTTACTGAATGCCTCTCCGTTCTTTGTCTCTTCAGCTCTGTAACGAGTGTTCTCAAGAAGGATGATATCTCCATCTTTCATAGCTTCTACTGCAGCTCTTGCGTTTGGTCCTACTACTTCTGGATCAGCAGCAAATTTTACTTCCTGTCCAAGTAATTCTGATAAACGAACTGCTACTGGAGCAAGTGATAATTCTGGCTTTGGCTCTCCCTTTGGTTTTCCAAGGTGAGAACAAAGAATAATCTTTCCTCCATCTGCAACTAATTTTTTGATTGTTGGAAGAGCTGCTACAAGACGGTTTTCATCTGTAATTTTTCCATCGATCAATGGAACGTTGAAGTCGCATCTTACAAGAACTCTTTTGCCCTTTACGTTGATATCATCTACTGATTTTTTGTTAAGCATAGTTG
This Ruminococcus hominis DNA region includes the following protein-coding sequences:
- a CDS encoding phosphoglycerate kinase — encoded protein: MLNKKSVDDINVKGKRVLVRCDFNVPLIDGKITDENRLVAALPTIKKLVADGGKIILCSHLGKPKGEPKPELSLAPVAVRLSELLGQEVKFAADPEVVGPNARAAVEAMKDGDIILLENTRYRAEETKNGEAFSKDLASLCDVFVNDAFGTAHRAHCSNVGVTQFVDTAVVGYLMQKEIDFLGNAVNNPERPFVAILGGSKVSSKISVIENLLDKVDTLIIGGGMCFTFSKAQGGKVGNSLLEEDYCQYALDMIKKAEEKGVKLLLPVDAIIADEFSNDANTKVVPMGEIPEGWMGLDVGPETAKLYADAVKDAKTVVWNGPMGCFEMPKFAAGTETVAKALADTDAVTIIGGGDSAAAVNQLGYGDKMTHISTGGGASLEFLEGKELPGVAAANDR
- a CDS encoding FAD-dependent oxidoreductase, giving the protein MKRKFPHLSSPITIGRVTFRNRMFSAPMGGTDITNDGCIGPKSTAFYELRGKGGAAAVTVSECMVHPKTDGSHAYHLDTTILNSLAAATYTADAIHRHGAVPSLELSHSGMYAGTYMTDKTKQHEMHQWGACDTVRADGVKVKALSEEMIREIVEAYGQTAALAKRAGFGMIMIHGGHGWLLNQFLSPYFNKRTDKYGGSLENRCRLAMEVLQSVREAVGPGFPIEFRMSGSELFEGGYALEEGVRIAQQLEPYIDLLHVSAGTYQRGFGDTHPSMFKEHGCNVYLAAEIKKHVSIPVATIGALNDPEQMEEIIASGKADVVYMARALLADPFLPRKIMENRDDEIVKCLRCFTCMAERAATSTRRCTVNPLIGREIEGNEVRPAVVKKKVLVAGGGPGGLYAAYTAARRGHQVILCEKEAELGGILKSEQALPFKHEMYELIGTYEKFARNAGVEIHLNTEVTPELAEKENADALIVAVGSTPLVPPIPGLDGENVVIVNDYYKQKEKVTDKVVVFGGGLAGCECAIHLGMEGKEVHLVEMRNELAPDANVRHRPLLLKEIDKYVTVHTGCRGMEVTKEGIICETEKKEQILVPGTSVICALGQHSRTDIVDTLRDCAPYVAVIGDAGKVSTITNAVYEGYHAALDI
- a CDS encoding LysR family transcriptional regulator, with product MDTKDIRSFRLVYEERSINQAAKQLFITPQGLSRIIHKLEEELQIALFERTKGGMVPTECGDYFYAQSQELLYQLEDMKYHLQKMNSRQRKIKIGFACGVLNLVSLKKLNAIQSEMPDVSVQWEELENQEVAEQVNRGLLDIGFIIGTIPGNEIESCVVYEGKMNVLVYPGHPFYEKERLSIEELKEQPLISLNQKYFSYHSFMQRCGDFGFVPNIIINTMESQLIYRFCNEKLGLGIDADIHKTDRLYPDIRRIELQDAIPWKVSMIYRKNEQVRFLVERLAQIM
- the gpmI gene encoding 2,3-bisphosphoglycerate-independent phosphoglycerate mutase, which gives rise to MSKKPTVLMILDGYGLNDKEKGNAVAEGKTPVMDKLMAEYPFVKGYASGMAVGLPDGQMGNSEVGHLNMGAGRIVYQDLTKITKAIQDGEFFENKALIAACENVKSNDSALHLMGLMSDGGVHSHIEHVFGLLELAKKQGIEKVYVHCFLDGRDTPPASGKEYVEQLEAKMKELGVGAVASVSGRYYAMDRDNRWDRVEKAYNAIVKGEGETAESATAGIQASYDNDVTDEFVLPTVIVKDGAPLATIKENDSVIFFNFRPDRAREITRTLCDDEFTGFERGERVKTTFVCFTEYDVTIANKQVAFVKDEITNTFGEFLAKNGLKQARIAETEKYAHVTFFFNGGVEEPNEGEDRILVKSPKVATYDLKPEMSAYEVCDKLVDAIKSDKYDVIIINFANPDMVGHTGVEDAAIKAIEAVDECVGKAVDAIKEVDGQMFICADHGNAEQLIDDETGEPFTAHTTNPVPFILVNADPAYKLREGGCLADIAPTLIELMGMEQPAEMTGKSLLVK
- a CDS encoding sulfite exporter TauE/SafE family protein: MNTIITIEPTISMFLIVCPFLFLAGLVDAIGGGGGLISLPAYLIAGLPTHTAIATNKLSSTCGTTLATARFIKNGLVNFKLAVPSVIMAIIGSAIGAHISLIIPEKIMMHVLIVILPIAAFFVLNKKLFHDNENDVITLDKRTYLTASIAAFVIGMYDGFYGPGTGTFLIIAFTVFAKLSIKTANAQAKVINLTTNITSLVIFFLNGQVLIPLGIAAALCNMLGGYLGAGMVMKSGAKIVRPSILLVLFLLLLKIII
- the tpiA gene encoding triose-phosphate isomerase, with product MARKKIVAGNWKMNKTPSEAVALVEELKPLVANEEVDVVFCVPAIDIVPVVEATKGTNIQVGAENMYFEESGAYTGEISPAMLVDAGVKYVVLGHSERRDYFGETNEDVNKKVLKAFEHGLTPIMCCGETLEQREQGVTMDFIRQQVKVGFQNVTADQAKEAVIAYEPIWAIGTGKTATTEQAEEVCAGIRACIAEVYDEATAEAIRIQYGGSVNAGNAAELFAQADIDGGLVGGASLKADFGKIVNYK